Proteins encoded together in one Eubalaena glacialis isolate mEubGla1 chromosome 7, mEubGla1.1.hap2.+ XY, whole genome shotgun sequence window:
- the DLK2 gene encoding protein delta homolog 2 produces the protein MPSGCRCLHLVCLLCILGAPVKPARADDCSSHCDLAHGCCAPDGSCRCDPGWEGLHCERCVRMPGCQHGTCHQPWQCICHSGWAGKFCDKDEHICTTQSPCRNGGQCVYDGGGKYHCVCPPGFHGRDCERKAGPCEQAGSPCRNGGQCQDDQGFALNFTCRCLAGFVGARCEVNVDDCLMRPCANGATCLDGINRFSCLCPEGFAGRFCTINLDDCASRPCQRGARCRDRVHDFDCLCPSGYGGKTCELVLPVPDPATIADIPPGPTSAVVVPATGPVPHSGGAGLLRISVKEVVRRQEARLGESSLVAVVLFGAVTATLVLSTVLLTLRAWRRGVCPPGPCCYPAPHYAPARQDQECQVSMLSAGLPLPPDLPPEPGKTTAL, from the exons ATGCCCAGCGGCTGCCGCTGCCTACATCTCGTGTGCCTGTTGTGCATCCTGGGGGCACCCGTAAAGCCTGCCCGAG CCGATGACTGCAGCTCCCACTGTGACCTGGCCCATGGCTGCTGTGCGCCTGATGGCTCCTGCAG GTGTGACCCAGGCTGGGAGGGGCTGCACTGTGAGCGCTGTGTGAGGATGCCTGGCTGCCAGCATGGTACCTGCCACCAGCCCTGGCAGTGCATCTGTCACAGCGGCTGGGCAGGCAAGTTCTGTGACAAAG ATGAGCACATCTGTACCACACAGTCCCCCTGCCGGAACGGAGGCCAGTGCGTATATGATGGGGGCGGCAAGTACCACTGTGTGTGCCCACCGGGCTTCCACGGGCGTGACTGTGAGCGCAAGGCCGGACCCTGTGAGCAGGCAGG CTCCCCGTGCCGGAATGGCGGGCAGTGCCAGGACGACCAGGGCTTTGCCCTCAACTTCACATGCCGCTGCTTGGCGGGCTTTGTGGGTGCCCGCTGCGAGGTGAACGTGGACGACTGTCTGATGCGGCCTTGTGCTAACGGCGCCACCTGCCTGGACGGCATCAACCGGttctcctgcctctgccctgagGGCTTTGCTGGGCGCTTCTGCACCATCAACCTGGATGACTGTGCCAGCCGCCCATGCCAGAGAGGGGCCCGCTGTCGGGACCGGGTCCACGACTTTGACTGTCTCTGCCCAAGTGGCTATGGTGGCAAGACTTGTGAGCTAGTCTTACCCGTCCCAGATCCCGCCACCATAGCGGACATCCCCCCGGGGCCCACCTCGGCTGTGGTGGTACCTGCCACGGGGCCTGTTCCCCACAGCGGGGGCGCTGGTCTGCTGCGCATCTCCGTGAAGGAGGTAGTGCGGAGGCAAGAGGCCAGGCTGGGCGAGTCTAGCCTGGTGGCCGTGGTGCTGTTTGGGGCTGTCACTGCCACTCTGGTCCTGTCCACGGTGTTGCTGACCCTGAGGGCCTGGCGCCGGGGTGTCTGCCCCCCTGGACCCTGTTGCTACCCTGCCCCACACTATGCCCCAGCGCGCCAGGACCAGGAGTGTCAGGTTAGCATGCTGTCGGCAGGGCTCCCCCTGCCGCCTGACTTGCCCCCTGAGCCTGGGAAGACCACAGCACTGTGA
- the ABCC10 gene encoding ATP-binding cassette sub-family C member 10, translated as MERFLAQLCGTSALQPLPVWEGDTTGHCFTQLVLSALPHALLAVLSACHWGNPRNPGYIPRCSPGWRVRLAASFLLSIFPLLDLFPVVLPPGAGPGPIGLEVLAAGVAAVAWISHSLALWVLAHSPHGRSRGPLALTLTAFLPAPALVLTLLWHCQRGTLLPPLLPGPLSRLCLLILQLAALLAYGLGWAVPGQPQEPWAQEPLLSEGQEPEVAEDGESWLSRFSYAWLAPLLARGARGELRQPQDTCRLPDRLHPTYLARVFQGQWQEGARMWRALYGALGQRYLALGLLKLVGTMLGFSGPLLLSLLVGFLEEGQEPLSNGLLYALGLAGGAILGAVLQNQYGYEVRKVTLQARGAVLNILYRKALQLGPRRPPSGEVLNLLGTDSERLLNFAGSFHEAWGLPLQLAITLYLLHQQVDVAFVGGLILALLLVPVNKVIATRIMASNQEMLQHKDARVKLVTELLSGIRVIKFFGWEQALGARVEACRARELGRLWVIKYLDAACVYLWAALPVVISIVIFITYVLMGHQLTATKVFTALALVHMLILPLNNFPWVINGLLEAKVSLDRIQRFLDLPNHSPQAYYSPDPPTEPSTALELHEALFSWDPVGTSQETFISHLEVKKGMLVGIVGKVGCGKSSLLAAIAGELHRQHGRVAVWRLSKGFGLATQEPWIQFATIRDNILFGKTFDAQLYKEVLEACALDDDLSILPAGDQTEVGEKGVTLSGGQRARIALARAVYQEKELYLLDDPLAAVDADVANHLLHRCILGVLSHTTRLLCTHRTEYLERADVVLLMEAGRLVQAGPPSEILPLVQAAPKAWAEDGQESDPVTAQSVQNPEKTKEGLEVEESTSGRLLQEESKKEGAVAFHVYRAYWRAVGWALALAILFSLLLMQATRNSADWWLSHWISQLEAAKNSSQEAPVPTSLGSAGPLSAQLLSFSPGSLYTSVFPLPKAAPNGSSDIRFYLTVYATIAGVNSLCTLLRAVLFAAGTLRAAATLHRRLLSRVLMAPVTFFDSTPTGRVLNRFSSDVACADDSLPFILNILLANAAGLLGLLAVLGSGLPWLLLLLPPLSLIHYRVQRHYRASSRELRRLGSLTLSPLYTHLADTLAGLPVLRATGTTHRFEEENQRLLELNQRCQFAASATMQWLDIRLQFMGAAVVSAIAGIALVQHQQGLANPGLVGLSLSYALSLTGLLSGLVSSFTQTEAMLVSVERLEEYSCDLPQEPQGQRPQLGIGWLSQGSVEFQDVVLVYRPGLPNALDGVTFCVQPGEKLGIVGRTGSGKSSLLLVLFRLLEPSSGRVLLDGVDTSQLELAELRSQLAIIPQEPFLFSGTVRENLDPRGLYEDRALWQALEQCHLSEVIISMGGLDGELGEGGRSLSLGQRQLLCLARALLTDAKILCIDEATASVDQKTDQLLQQTICKRFANKTVLTIAHRLNTILNSDRVLVLQAGRVAELDSPAVLRSQPHSLFQQLLQSSQQGARYSP; from the exons ATGGAGCGGTTCCTGGCCCAGTTGTGCGGCACCAGCGCGTTGCAGCCGCTCCCTGTGTGGGAGGGGGACACCACCGGGCACTGCTTCACCCAGCTGGTGCTCAGCGCCCTGCCCCACGCGCTCCTCGCTGTGCTCAGTGCCTGCCACTGGGGCAACCCGAG GAATCCAGGTTACATCCCACGCTGCAGTCCTGGCTGGCGGGTCCGACTTGCAGCCTCCTTCCTGCTCTCCATTTTTCCACTGCTAGACCTCTTTCCAGTCGTTTTGCCACCAGGGGCAGGCCCAGGGCCCATAGGGCTAGAGGTGCTGGCTGCGGGCGTGGCAGCTGTGGCCTGGATCAGCCACAGCCTGGCCCTGTGGGTGTTGGCTCATTCCCCTCATGGCCGCTCCCGGGGGCCCTTGGCCTTGACTCTGACTGCCTTCCTGCCAGCCCCAGCCCTAGTGCTGACCCTGCTATGGCACTGCCAGCGAGGCACACTTCTGCCTCCACTTCTTCCAGGGCCCCTCTCCCGCCTATGCCTTCTCATCCTGCAGCTGGCTGCACTCTTGGCCTATGGACTGGGCTGGGCAGTCCCTGGGCAACCACAGGAACCCTGGGCCCAGGAGCCCCTCCTCTCCGAGGGACAGGAACCCGAGGTAGCTGAAGATGGGGAGAGCTGGCTGTCACGCTTTTCCTATGCCTGGCTGGCACCATTGCTGGCCCGTGGGGCCCGTGGAGAGCTCCGGCAGCCCCAGGACACTTGCCGCCTCCCCGACAGGCTGCACCCAACCTACCTAGCCCGTGTCTTCCAGGGACAATGGCAGGAGGGGGCCCGAATGTGGAGGGCCCTGTATGGGGCCTTGGGGCAGCGCTACCTGGCACTTGGACTGCTGAAGCTGGTGGGGACCATGCTGGGATTCTCAGGACCCTTGCTACTGTCCCTACtggtgggcttcctggaggaggggcaggagccaCTAAGCAATGGCCTGCTCTATGCCCTGGGGCTGGCCGGTGGGGCCATTCTGGGTGCCGTGCTGCAGAATCAGTATGGGTATGAGGTGCGGAAGGTGACACTTCAGGCACGGGGGGCTGTGCTGAACATCCTGTACCGAAAGGCTTTACAGCTGGGGCCCAGACGCCCTCCTTCTGGGGAGGTCCTGAACCTACTAGGCACCGACTCTGAGCGGCTGCTCAACTTTGCTGggagcttccatgaggcctggggccTGCCCCTGCAGCTGGCCATTACCCTCTACCTGCTGCACCAGCAAGTGGATGTGGCCTTCGTGGGTGGTCTGATCCTGGCACTGCTGCTGGTTCCCGTCAACAAAGTGATTGCCACCCGAATCATGGCCAGCAACCAGGAGATGCTACAACACAAGGATGCGCGGGTTAAG CTCGTGACAGAGCTGCTGAGTGGCATTCGTGTCATCAAGTTCTTCGGGTGGGAGCAGGCGCTGGGGGCCCGTGTAGAGGCCTGCCGAGCTCGAGAACTGGGGCGACTCTGGGTCATCAAGTACCTGGATGCAGCCTGTGTGTACCTGTGGGCTGCCCTGCCAGTCGTCATCTCCATCGTCATCTTCATCACCTACGTCCTCATGGGGCACCAGCTCACTGCCACCAAG GTGTTCACGGCCCTGGCACTGGTGCACATGCTTATTCTTCCCCTCAACAACTTCCCTTGGGTGATCAATGGCCTCCTGGAGGCCAAAGTGTCCCTGGACCGGATCCAGCGTTTCCTCGACCTTCCCAACCACAGCCCCCAGGCCTACTACAGCCCAG ATCCTCCGACAGAGCCATCTACAGCCTTGGAGCTACATGAAGccctcttctcctgggacccagTTGGAACCAGCCAGGAGACCTTCATCAGTCACCTCGAAGTGAAGAAG GGTATGCTGGTGGGCATCGTGGGGAAGGTGGGCTGCGGGAAGAGCTCACTGCTGGCTGCCATCGCGGGAGAGCTGCACAG GCAGCATGGGCGGGTGGCAGTGTGGAGGCTGTCCAAAGGCTTTGGCCTGGCCACCCAGGAACCCTGGATCCAGTTTGCCACCATCCGAGACAACATCCTCTTTGGGAAGACGTTTGATGCCCAGCTGTACAAGGAAGTGCTGGAAGCCTGTGCCCTCGACGATGACCTCAGC ATCCTGCCTGCTGGGGACCAGACAGAGGTGGGGGAGAAGGGTGTGACCCTCAGCGGGGGACAGCGTGCCCGGATTGCCCTTGCTCGTGCCGTCTACCAG GAAAAGGAGCTCTATCTCCTCGATGACCCTCTGGCCGCCGTGGATGCGGACGTGGCCAACCACCTGCTGCACAGGTGCATCCTGGGAGTGCTGAGCCACACCACGCGGCTGCTGTGCACCCACCGCACCGAGTACCTGGAGAGGGCTGACGTGGTGCTGCTCATGGAGGCTGGGCGCCTCGTCCAGGCTG ggcccccCTCTGAGATCCTGCCATTGGTACAAGCTGCCCCCAAAGCCTGGGCTGAGGATGGACAAGAGTCTGACCCAG TCACAGCCCAATCAGTACAGAACCCAGAGAAAACAaaggaggggctggaggtggaggagagTACGTCTGGCCGCCTGCTGCAGGAAGAAAGCAAGAAGGAGGGCGCCGTGGCCTTCCACGTGTACCGCGCATACTGGAGGGCCGtgggctgggccctggccctcgccatcctcttctctctgcttctcatgCAAG CAACCAGGAACTCGGCTGACTGGTGGCTCTCCCACTGGATCTCTCAGCTGGAGGCAGCCAAGAATAGCTCCCAGGAGGCGCCAGTTCCCACCAGCCTGGGCTCCGCAGGGCCACTGTCTGCCCAGTTGCTCTCCTTCTCCCCCGGAAGCCTCTA caCCTCAGTGTTCCCACTGCCCAAAGCTGCCCCCAATGGCTCCTCAGACATCCGTTTTTACCTCACCGTGTATGCGACCATTGCTGGCGTCAACTCCCTCTGCACCCTTCTCCGGGCAGTGCTCTTTGCAGCGGGCACCCTCCGAGCAGCCGCCACCCTGCACCGCCGCCTGCTGAGTCGAGTCCTCATG GCGCCGGTGACTTTCTTCGACTCCACGCCCACGGGCCGGGTCCTCAACCGCTTTTCCTCCGACGTGGCCTGTGCGGATGACAGCCTGCCCTTCATCCTCAACATCCTCCTGGCCAACGCGGCAGGCCTGCTGGGCCTCCTGGCTGTGCTGGGCTCTGGCCTGccctggctgctgctgctgctgccgccttTGAGCCTCATCCACTATCGCGTGCAGCGCCACTACAGGGCCTCCTCTAGGGAGCTGCGGCGCCTGGGCAGCCTCACCCTGTCTCCTCTCTACACCCACCTGGCCGACACCTTGGCCGGCCTCCCTGTGCTCCGGGCCACTGGGACCACCCACAG GTTTGAGGAGGAGAACCAGAGACTCCTGGAGCTAAACCAGAGGTGCCAGTTTGCTGCCAGCGCCACGATGCAGTGGCTGGACATTCGGCTACAGTTCATGGGGGCCGCAGTGGTCAGCGCCATCGCAGGCATCGCCCTGGTGCAGCACCAGCAGGGCCTCGCCAACCCAG GACTCGTGGGCCTGTCACTGTCCTATGCCCTGTCCCTGACGGGCCTGCTCTCTGGCTTGGTGAGCAGCTTCACACAGACAGAAGCCATGCTGGTGAGCGTCGAGCGGCTGGAGGAATACTCCTGTGACCTGCCCCAGGAGCCCCAGGGCCAGCGGCCGCAG CTGGGCATTGGCTGGCTGAGCCAGGGGAGCGTGGAGTTCCAGGATGTGGTGTTGGTGTACCGGCCAGGGCTGCCCAATGCCCTGGATGGGGTGACCTTCTGCGTACAGCCTGGAGAGAAGCTGGGCATCGTGGGCCGCACGGGCTCTGGCAAGTCTTCCCTGTTGTTGGTGCTCTTTCGGCTGCTAGAGCCCAGTTCTGGGCGAGTGCTGCTGGACGGCGTGGACACCAGCCAGCTGGAGCTGGCCGAGCTCag ATCCCAGCTGGCTATCATCCCCCAGGAGCCCTTTTTGTTCAGTGGAACTGTTCGGGAAAACCTGGACCCCCGGGGTCTGTATGAGGACAGGGCCCTGTGGCAGGCCCTGGAGCAGTGCCACCTGAGTGAGGTGATCATATCTATGG GTGGTCTGGATGGTGAGCTGGGCGAGGGGGGCCGGAGCTTATCTCTGGGGCAGAGGCAGCTGCTGTGTCTGGCCAGGGCTCTCCTCACAGATGCCAAG ATCTTGTGTATCGACGAGGCCACAGCAAGCGTGGACCAGAAGACAGACCAGCTGCTCCAGCAGACCATCTGTAAACGCTTTGCCAACAAGACAGTGCTGACCATCGCCCACAG GCTCAACACGATCCTGAACTCGGACCGGGTGCTGGTGCTGCAAGCCGGAAGGGTGGCGGAGCTGGACTCCCCCGCCGTCCTGCGCAGCCAGCCCCACTCACTGTTCCAGCAGCTGCTGCAGAGCAGCCAGCAGGGAGCCCGCTATTCTCCCTGA